One window of Triticum dicoccoides isolate Atlit2015 ecotype Zavitan chromosome 5A, WEW_v2.0, whole genome shotgun sequence genomic DNA carries:
- the LOC119303323 gene encoding putative S-adenosyl-L-methionine-dependent methyltransferase SAV_474/SAV474 translates to MSSSQEGKAGANGEQRLEEGEGVLAAAMEQLAAEGVRALHARVEAEWDPVLQSACQTAAVRALWAGAVRDPAAGVLAGERHLRGLHERMRRDERTGAREVHGVMIAVRTLWFDARIEAAVAGLGGAAQVVLLGAGMDARAYRLGCLKECAVFELDFADLLDMKSDILHEAMSSGNHQKLTMMAKSLTRVPADIRDVDWMTKLQSCGYVPERNTVWVLEGILYYLHHVHAMQVLETIAACRTLACTVLLADFMNKNAASLSQTMYHFYHDSPDLLLPSMGFSQAMLSQIGDPQAHFGLLNHPQNLFDKLRRLPRSVETNPEDGTPCRRLYLVEASASPDDHTTL, encoded by the exons ATGTCGTCGTCCCAAGAGGGGAAGGCGGGCGCCAATGGCGAGCAGAGGCTGGAGGAGGGCGAGGGCGTgctggcggcggcgatggagcagcTGGCGGCGGAGGGGGTGCGGGCGCTGCACGCGCGGGTGGAGGCGGAGTGGGACCCCGTGCTGCAGAGCGCGTGCCAGACGGCGGCCGTGCGGGCGCTGTGGGCGGGCGCCGTGCGGGACCCGGCCGCCGGGGTGCTGGCCGGGGAGCGCCACCTCAGGGGCCTCCACGAGAGGATGCGCCGCGACGAGCGCACCGGCGCGCGCGAGGTGCACGGGGTCATGATCGCCGTGCGCACGCTCTGGTTCGACGCCCGCATCGAGGCCGCCGTCGCCGGCCTCGGCGGCGCCGCGCAGGTCGTCCTCCTCGGCGCAG GGATGGACGCAAGAGCCTATCGACTGGGCTGCCTAAAGGAATGCGCTGTATTTGAACTCGACTTTGCAGATCTCCTAGATATGAAATCAGATATTCTGCATGAAGCAATGAGTTCTGGAAATCATCAAAAACTCACCATGATGGCAAAATCGTTGACTAGGGTTCCTGCTGACATACGAGATGTTGACTGGATGACCAAGCTACAGAGTTGTGGGTATGTTCCTGAAAGAAATACCGTATGGGTTCTTGAAGGAATCCTCTATTACCTTCATCATGTGCATGCAATGCAAGTGCTTGAAACAATTGCGGCATGCCGCACCTTAGCCTGCACAGTCCTCCTTGCTGACTTCATGAACAAGAATGCGGCGTCGCTGTCGCAGACGATGTACCATTTCTACCACGACAGCCCTGATCTCCTTCTGCCTTCTATGGGGTTCTCTCAAGCAATGTTGTCACAAATTGGAGACCCCCAAGCACATTTTGGTCTCCTAAATCATCCACAAAATCTGTTTGATAAGCTGAGGAGATTGCCAAGATCAGTGGAGACTAATCCAGAGGATGGCACACCATGCCGCAGATTGTATTTGGTAGAAGCCTCTGCTTCTCCAGATGATCACACCACTTTATAA